The following are from one region of the Anguilla rostrata isolate EN2019 chromosome 7, ASM1855537v3, whole genome shotgun sequence genome:
- the LOC135259318 gene encoding protein NipSnap homolog 3A-like isoform X2: MLNFSNMLRRAFTLPKHVKYMPNLKQLRASVSTGPQQQHETFYEFRTYSVKPEWNAAFLELTEKKIHLRMALAELLGYWSVNCGALNQVLQIWKYDSYAQRSDARTALVNNPEWMEEYIAKAIPMLAYQENEVAYLVPWCTVKKPPKKGIYELSTFQMKPGGPAVWGHAFQAAINVHASAGYSHLVAVFHSEFGPLNQVQVLWWFEDPDTRAAIRHKAHGDARVVAAVRESVKYLDSQRSKLLLPTTFSPLQ; the protein is encoded by the exons CTTCGGGCGTCTGTCTCCACGGGGCCTCAGCAGCAGCATGAAACTTTTTATGAGTTTCGCACGTACAGCGTCAAACCGGAGTGGAACGCCGCTTTCCTAGAGCTGACAGAAAAGAAGATTCACCTTCGCATGGCTCTCGCAGAGCTCCTGGGCTACTGGAGCGTGAACTGCGGAGCCCTCAACCAAGTCCTCCAAATTTGGAAATATG ACAGCTACGCCCAGAGGTCAGATGCACGGACTGCCCTGGTCAATAACCCGGAATGGATGGAGGAGTACATCGCTAAGGCCATACCCATGCTGGCGTACCAGGAGAACGAGGTGGCCTACCTGGTGCCCTGGTGCACTGTCAAGAAGCCCCCCAAGAAAG GTATATATGAGCTGTCAACCTTCCAGATGAAACCAGGGGGTCCCGCGGTGTGGGGGCATGCCTTTCAGGCGGCCATCAACGTTCACGCCAGCGCGGGCTACTCCCACCTGGTGGCCGTCTTCCACAGCGAGTTTGGACCACTCAACCAAG TTCAGGTCCTGTGGTGGTTTGAGGACCCGGATACGCGGGCAGCGATTCGGCACAAGGCCCACGGGGATGCCAGAGTGGTGGCAGCAG tgagggagagtgtgaaGTATCTGGACTCCCAGAGGAGCAAGCTGCTGTTGCCCACTACCTTCTCCCCACTGCAGTGA
- the LOC135259318 gene encoding protein NipSnap homolog 3A-like isoform X1, translating to MLNFSNMLRRAFTLPKHVKYMPNLKQPLFFFCTQLRASVSTGPQQQHETFYEFRTYSVKPEWNAAFLELTEKKIHLRMALAELLGYWSVNCGALNQVLQIWKYDSYAQRSDARTALVNNPEWMEEYIAKAIPMLAYQENEVAYLVPWCTVKKPPKKGIYELSTFQMKPGGPAVWGHAFQAAINVHASAGYSHLVAVFHSEFGPLNQVQVLWWFEDPDTRAAIRHKAHGDARVVAAVRESVKYLDSQRSKLLLPTTFSPLQ from the exons cctttgttctttttttgcaccCAGCTTCGGGCGTCTGTCTCCACGGGGCCTCAGCAGCAGCATGAAACTTTTTATGAGTTTCGCACGTACAGCGTCAAACCGGAGTGGAACGCCGCTTTCCTAGAGCTGACAGAAAAGAAGATTCACCTTCGCATGGCTCTCGCAGAGCTCCTGGGCTACTGGAGCGTGAACTGCGGAGCCCTCAACCAAGTCCTCCAAATTTGGAAATATG ACAGCTACGCCCAGAGGTCAGATGCACGGACTGCCCTGGTCAATAACCCGGAATGGATGGAGGAGTACATCGCTAAGGCCATACCCATGCTGGCGTACCAGGAGAACGAGGTGGCCTACCTGGTGCCCTGGTGCACTGTCAAGAAGCCCCCCAAGAAAG GTATATATGAGCTGTCAACCTTCCAGATGAAACCAGGGGGTCCCGCGGTGTGGGGGCATGCCTTTCAGGCGGCCATCAACGTTCACGCCAGCGCGGGCTACTCCCACCTGGTGGCCGTCTTCCACAGCGAGTTTGGACCACTCAACCAAG TTCAGGTCCTGTGGTGGTTTGAGGACCCGGATACGCGGGCAGCGATTCGGCACAAGGCCCACGGGGATGCCAGAGTGGTGGCAGCAG tgagggagagtgtgaaGTATCTGGACTCCCAGAGGAGCAAGCTGCTGTTGCCCACTACCTTCTCCCCACTGCAGTGA